The following coding sequences lie in one Arachis ipaensis cultivar K30076 chromosome B05, Araip1.1, whole genome shotgun sequence genomic window:
- the LOC107643875 gene encoding uncharacterized protein LOC107643875 isoform X2 produces the protein MRFKHQMISSVRDISKSSVDDVTRNSGGRRLLRLCLTDGHFEIIGIEYSHIPSIPDNVAPGTKICLENKVAVHNGIACLNPKVLTVLGGVVESLYEEWQMNQKYSGFSRSSLRQLEDRDAGGPPPFVKLQVGSSSGYADYKSSSSKPTAVVAEAKMKATDSHRGHTQKADISSDVNLKPKLPSEKAVDKPSTSEPRPREAVEPVPVQNQAAAQKLLQKLNQPNQENCRFKGRKHRGKGKEEDPVVYTLEEYETRKAQAKPLKEDEVSDISRDGQLARQLQNQFNLEDCLVQGDPHEAEAQDIRMSMFTYERDYGGSHQTSXXXXXKRKR, from the exons ATGCGGTTTAAACACCAAATG ATATCTTCAGTGAGGGACATTTCTAAGAGCAGTGTAGATGACGTAACAAGAAATTCTGGTGGCCGGAGACTTCTTAGGTTGTGTCTCACTGATGGGCACTTCGAGATAATTGGTATTGAATATTCTCACATCCCGTCTATACCTGACAATGTGGCTCCTGGTACTAAG ATCTGTTTGGAAAACAAAGTTGCAGTTCATAATGGTATAGCTTGCTTAAATCCTAAAGTATTGACTGTTTTAGGAGGCGTTGTGGAATCACTCTATGAAGAGTGGCAGATGAACCAAAAATATTCAGGATTTTCCCGATCATCTCTCAGACAGCTAGAGGATCGTGACGCAGGTGGACCTCCTCCATTTGTGAAGCTGCAGGTTGGATCTTCCTCAG GCTATGCAGATTATAAGTCTAGTAGTAGTAAGCCCACTGCTGTGGTTGCTGAAGCTAAGATGAAGGCAACTGATTCACACCGAGGCCATACTCAGAAAGCAGATATCTCCTCCGATGTAAATTTAAAACCCAAATTGCCCTCAGAAAAAGCTGTGGACAAGCCTAGTACTTCAGAACCAAGACCCAGAGAAG CTGTGGAACCTGTTCCTGTGCAAAATCAAGCTGCTGCCCAAAAATTACTTCAGAAACTAAATCAACCAAATCAGGAAAACTGCCGTTTTAAGGGTCGGAAACATAGAgggaaagggaaagaagaagatcCGGTTGTATATACTCTTGAAGAATATGAAACTAGAAAAGCCCAGGCAAAGCCATTGAAGGAAGACGAGGTGTCGGACATTAGTCGTGATGGCCAGCTTGCTAGGCAGCTTCAAAATCAATTTAACCTTGAAGATTGTTTG GTACAAGGGGATCCCCATGAAGCTGAGGCGCAAGACATTAGAATGAGCATGTTCACATATGAAAGGGATTATGGTGGCAGCCATCAAACATCACANNNNNNNNNNNNGAAGAGGAAGAGGTAG
- the LOC107643875 gene encoding tudor domain-containing protein 3 isoform X1, translating to MAESSYDSDSGTLLETLRRRGWCLQENDQLKATVMIQRALAHDTSMVVDSVESELLNADLRSIGAKSLPEPSVLRSSPSSYLHGPKVLQISSVRDISKSSVDDVTRNSGGRRLLRLCLTDGHFEIIGIEYSHIPSIPDNVAPGTKICLENKVAVHNGIACLNPKVLTVLGGVVESLYEEWQMNQKYSGFSRSSLRQLEDRDAGGPPPFVKLQVGSSSGYADYKSSSSKPTAVVAEAKMKATDSHRGHTQKADISSDVNLKPKLPSEKAVDKPSTSEPRPREAVEPVPVQNQAAAQKLLQKLNQPNQENCRFKGRKHRGKGKEEDPVVYTLEEYETRKAQAKPLKEDEVSDISRDGQLARQLQNQFNLEDCLVQGDPHEAEAQDIRMSMFTYERDYGGSHQTSXXXXXKRKR from the exons ATGGCAGAGAGTAGTTATGATTCGGATTCAGGAACCTTGCTGGAAACCCTAAGAAGAAGGGGTTGGTGCCTGCAAGAAAATGATCAATTGAAGGCCACCGTCATGATTCAACGGGCGCTGGCCCATGACACTTCAATGGTCGTCGATTCTGTCGAGTCGGAGCTCCTTAATGCCGACCTTAGATCCATCGGAGCTAAGTCCTTGCCCGAACCTTCTGTTCTTCGTAGCTCTCCTTCTTCATATCTTCATGGTCCCAAAGTCCTTCAG ATATCTTCAGTGAGGGACATTTCTAAGAGCAGTGTAGATGACGTAACAAGAAATTCTGGTGGCCGGAGACTTCTTAGGTTGTGTCTCACTGATGGGCACTTCGAGATAATTGGTATTGAATATTCTCACATCCCGTCTATACCTGACAATGTGGCTCCTGGTACTAAG ATCTGTTTGGAAAACAAAGTTGCAGTTCATAATGGTATAGCTTGCTTAAATCCTAAAGTATTGACTGTTTTAGGAGGCGTTGTGGAATCACTCTATGAAGAGTGGCAGATGAACCAAAAATATTCAGGATTTTCCCGATCATCTCTCAGACAGCTAGAGGATCGTGACGCAGGTGGACCTCCTCCATTTGTGAAGCTGCAGGTTGGATCTTCCTCAG GCTATGCAGATTATAAGTCTAGTAGTAGTAAGCCCACTGCTGTGGTTGCTGAAGCTAAGATGAAGGCAACTGATTCACACCGAGGCCATACTCAGAAAGCAGATATCTCCTCCGATGTAAATTTAAAACCCAAATTGCCCTCAGAAAAAGCTGTGGACAAGCCTAGTACTTCAGAACCAAGACCCAGAGAAG CTGTGGAACCTGTTCCTGTGCAAAATCAAGCTGCTGCCCAAAAATTACTTCAGAAACTAAATCAACCAAATCAGGAAAACTGCCGTTTTAAGGGTCGGAAACATAGAgggaaagggaaagaagaagatcCGGTTGTATATACTCTTGAAGAATATGAAACTAGAAAAGCCCAGGCAAAGCCATTGAAGGAAGACGAGGTGTCGGACATTAGTCGTGATGGCCAGCTTGCTAGGCAGCTTCAAAATCAATTTAACCTTGAAGATTGTTTG GTACAAGGGGATCCCCATGAAGCTGAGGCGCAAGACATTAGAATGAGCATGTTCACATATGAAAGGGATTATGGTGGCAGCCATCAAACATCACANNNNNNNNNNNNGAAGAGGAAGAGGTAG